A DNA window from Syngnathus typhle isolate RoL2023-S1 ecotype Sweden linkage group LG2, RoL_Styp_1.0, whole genome shotgun sequence contains the following coding sequences:
- the rtel1 gene encoding regulator of telomere elongation helicase 1 isoform X2 has protein sequence MPSLTLDGVRVEFPFTPYECQKDYMMKVIECLKNGVNGILESPTGTGKTLCLLCATLGWREHFKDGILGRIIAERLKENNTSADNFPEIWGASSEDGSMPTSCSDVPKIIYASRTHSQLTQVVNELKNTSYKPKVSVLGSREQLCINPEVMRQESNHLKVHLCRAKVSTRSCVFYNNVDEKSTDKGLVEQIVDVEDLVKFGNKHRACPYYLSRSLKQQADIIFMPYNYLLDPKSRRAQSIDLAGSVVIFDEAHNVERTCEESTSFDMTPYDLASAINALTRLLNDHVQEASFADTLSQGLKTDIQVVAKLKEAVLKLEAAIESFEVSDDKGITRPGIFIYELLEKAHLTYDTKDAMSEALEQIIGYLAGQPGIFLNTSGLQKLLDIIQLVFCGKELAQKDRQMVMETNTAHFKVHIHKDTQKKQKNGDPWASSTKKPGNILSYWCFSPGFSMQDLKSQGVRCIILTSGTLSPLSSFASEMRIPFSVSLENSHVIERDQIFVSVIDQGPDRVPLSSAFDRRFNPENMSSLGNTVLNLTRIVPNGLLLFFPSFYLMDKTLEFWRDKGHANQIESVKPIFVEPKGKGAFSEAIEGYYTKVNDFQSRGAIFAAVCRGKASEGLDFTNTFGRGVIVTGLPFPPKMDPRIILKMQFLDEMNRKKLAVPGQKLLTGQEWYREQAFRAVNQAIGRVIRHKDDYGAIFLCDQRFKSRDAQSQLPSWVRPYVRSYDKFGNIVRDVCQFFRVAQKMRPVLEKNPAPDPSVFPAGSCQSSVPQCSATTSYAPCQMPSVQKAKMLDVHTSTLKRRRTDEDTEYDSILFKQYGVQTQKSKIKPTNLFEALERVERQSEWRSAFGQAMQSNLSTLSLQNDKRMEEMMRGGKRKINLVQEQPSVSGLAPGNRKPSIARCFLVELKSSLSEVSFEQIHQALQSYKQNDNLDNLLSGTSLLIHDPHTYRLFRGLYPFVRPHHRKAFDDKCRELTGTSCGYETKHSMRKDKKSSGASHSAGDQPSEAQLDEEQPKLEEDKETETEDELQRRNRAVFLADMRSALGPDGSVKLYRAIYAYKMTDNYENLVTTAVALLTEKDEDFRLLIKFTNVIRPHHKKQYKAMLKELMGLSANTDPDSREQTETENRQSTA, from the exons ATGCCTTCATTAACTTTGGACGGAGTGAGAGTGGAGTTTCCCTTCACCCCGTATGAATGTCAGAAGGACTACATGATGAAAGTTATTGAATGTCTAAAGAAC GGGGTTAATGGAATCCTGGAGAGTCCCACAGGCACTGGGAAAACATTGTGTCTACTATGTGCCACCTTGGGATGGAGGGAGCACTTCAAAGATGGCATCCTGGGACGTATAATAGCAGAAAGGTTGAAGGAGAACAATACCTCAGCTGATAATTTTCCAGAAATTTGGGGGGCATCTTCAGAAGATGGTTCAATGCCAA CCTCCTGCTCTGATGTTCCCAAGATCATCTATGCATCACGGACACACTCGCAGCTAACCCAAGTTGTTAATGAGTTAAAGAACACATCATACAA ACCTAAGGTGTCTGTGTTGGGATCAAGAGAGCAGCTGTGTATCAATCCAGAAGTAATGCGACAGGAAAGTAACCATCTCAAG gtcCATTTGTGTCGAGCGAAAGTCTCCACAAGGTCGTGTGTCTTCTACAACAACGTTGATG AGAAAAGCACTGACAAAGGATTGGTGGAGCAAATTGTGGATGTGGAAGACCTGGTCAAATTTGGCAACAAACACAG ggcTTGTCCATATTATCTCTCACGTTCTTTAAAACAGCAGGCTGatatcattttcatgccgtaTAACTACCTGCTGGATCCCAAG AGCCGCAGAGCTCAGAGCATCGACTTGGCTGGATCTGTTGTCATCTTTGATGAGGCTCATAATGTA GAAAGGACGTGTGAAGAGTCAACATCATTTGACATGACGCCATATGATCTCGCCTCGGCCATTAATGCGCTTACCAGACTGTTAAATGACCATGTTCAAGAAGCAAGTTTTGCGGACACTTTGTCTCAAG GTTTAAAAACAGACATACAAGTTGTTGCTAAACTCAAAG AGGCTGTGTTGAAACTGGAGGCAGCTATTGAATCCTTTGAGGTTTCGGACGACAAAGGCATAACAAGACCTGGAAT TTTCATATATGAGCTGCTAGAGAAAGCCCACTTGACATACGACACCAAAGATGCTATGTCTGAAGCTCTGGAGCAGATCATTGGATATCTAGCAGGAC AGCCAGGGATATTCCTCAATACGAGCGGCTTGCAGAAGCTCTTGGACATCATACAG TTGGTGTTCTGTGGTAAAGAATTAGCACAGAAAGATCGGCAAATGGTCATGGAAACCAATACTGCTCATTTTAAG GTTCACATCCACAAAGACACtcagaagaaacaaaaaaatggtgACCCATGGGCTTCATCAACAAAGAAACCAG GAAACATTCTGAGTTATTGGTGTTTCTCTCCGGGCTTCAGCATGCAGGACTTGAAGAGTCAAGGTGTTCGCTGCATCATTCTGACCAGCGGTACCCTTTCTCCCCTGAGCTCCTTTGCGTCAGAGATGAGGAT accCTTTTCTGTGTCTTTGGAAAACAGCCACGTGATTGAGCGGGATCAGATCTTTGTTAGTGTCATTGACCAAGGTCCTGATAGAGTACCATTGAGTTCAGCATTTGATAGAAG atttaatCCTGAAAACATGTCCTCTTTAGGAAACACTGTGT TAAACCTGACCCGGATTGTACCCAATGGTctccttttgttttttccctccttcTACTTGATGGATAAAACTTTGGAGTTTTGGAGA GACAAAGGACACGCAAATCAGATTGAAAGTGTAAAGCCAATATTTGTGGAACCAAAAGGGAAGGGAGCTTTTTCTGAG GCCATCGAGGGTTATTACACCAAAGTGAATGACTTTCAATCAAGAGGCGCAATATTTGCTGCAGTGTGTCGGGGGAAG GCTAGCGAAGGTCTGGATTTTACAAATACCTTTGGTCGTGGTGTTATAGTCACCGGACTCCCATTTCCGCCGAAGATGGACCCGAGAATCATTTTGAAGATGCAGTTTTTAGACGAGATGAACCGAAAGAAATTAGCGGTACCCGGCCAGAAG CTCCTTACAGGGCAGGAGTGGTACAGAGAGCAGGCTTTCAGAGCTGTCAATCAGGCTATCGGCAGAGTCATTCGCCACAAGGACGACTACGGAGCCATCTTCCTCTGTGATCAGAG atTTAAAAGCAGAGATGCCCAATCTCAGCTTCCGTCATGGGTGAGGCCCTATGTGCGGTCTTATGACAAGTTTGGGAACATTGTTCGTGATGTCTGTCAGTTCTTCAGGGTTGCGCAGAAAATG AGGCCTGTTTTGGAGAAGAATCCTGCGCCCGATCCCTCTGTGTTTCCTGCAGGCAGTTGTCAGTCATCAGTTCCTCAATGCTCTGCTACGACTTCTTACGCACCCTGCCAAATGCCGTCCGTTCAAAAGGCCAAAATGCTAGACGTACACACTTCCACTCTAAAAAGGAGGAGAACTG ATGAAGATACCGAATATGATAGTATTCTTTTTAAACAGTATGGGGTTCAGACTCAAAAGAGTAAAATCAAACCAACCAACCTGTTTGAGGCCCTTGAGCGAGTAGAGCGCCAAAGCGAATGGAGAAGTGCTTTTGGACAAGCGATG CAAAGCAATTTGTCCACACTTTCACTTCAAAACGACAAGAGAATGGAAGAGATGATGCGTGGAGGCAAACGCAAAATCAATTTGGTCCAAGAACAG CCAAGTGTTTCTGGCTTGGCTCCTGGAAATAGAAAACCCAGCATTGCGAGGTGCTTCCTGGTGGAGTTGAAATCATCGTTGAGCGAGGTCAGCTTTGAGCAAATTCACCAGGCTCTGCAATCCTACAAGCAGAATGACAATCTGGACAATCTGCTGTCCGGCACATCGCTGCTAATCCACGACCCTCATACCTATAGACTTTTCCGGG GTTTATACCCCTTTGTGCGACCACATCACAGGAAGGCATTTGACGATAAATGCCGGGAGCTGACTGGTACTAGTTGTGGCTACGAAACGAAACACTCGATGCGCAAAGACAAAAAGAGCTCAGGGGCGTCACATAGTG CAGGTGACCAACCCAGTGAAGCGCAGCTGGATGAAGAACAACCCAAACTGGAAGAAGATAAAGAAACTGAGACCG AAGATGAACTACAAAGGAGGAACCGGGCTGTATTTCTGGCTGATATGAGAAGTGCACTCGGTCCAGATGGATCAGTTAAACTCTATCGAGCTATTTACGCCTACAAGATGACGGACAACTATGAGAATTTGGTGACTACAGCCGTAGCCTTATTAACAGAGAAAGATGAAGACTTCCGCCTTCTAATCA AATTTACCAACGTCATTCGCCCTCACCATAAGAAGCAGTACAAAGCGATGTTGAAGGAGTTGATGGGTCTGTCTGCTAACACTGATCCTGATTCAAGAGAGCAGACAGAAACTG
- the rtel1 gene encoding regulator of telomere elongation helicase 1 isoform X3: MPSLTLDGVRVEFPFTPYECQKDYMMKVIECLKNGVNGILESPTGTGKTLCLLCATLGWREHFKDGILGRIIAERLKENNTSADNFPEIWGASSEDGSMPTSCSDVPKIIYASRTHSQLTQVVNELKNTSYKPKVSVLGSREQLCINPEVMRQESNHLKVHLCRAKVSTRSCVFYNNVDEKSTDKGLVEQIVDVEDLVKFGNKHRACPYYLSRSLKQQADIIFMPYNYLLDPKSRRAQSIDLAGSVVIFDEAHNVERTCEESTSFDMTPYDLASAINALTRLLNDHVQEASFADTLSQGLKTDIQVVAKLKEAVLKLEAAIESFEVSDDKGITRPGIFIYELLEKAHLTYDTKDAMSEALEQIIGYLAGQPGIFLNTSGLQKLLDIIQLVFCGKELAQKDRQMVMETNTAHFKVHIHKDTQKKQKNGDPWASSTKKPGNILSYWCFSPGFSMQDLKSQGVRCIILTSGTLSPLSSFASEMRIPFSVSLENSHVIERDQIFVSVIDQGPDRVPLSSAFDRRFNPENMSSLGNTVLNLTRIVPNGLLLFFPSFYLMDKTLEFWRDKGHANQIESVKPIFVEPKGKGAFSEAIEGYYTKVNDFQSRGAIFAAVCRGKASEGLDFTNTFGRGVIVTGLPFPPKMDPRIILKMQFLDEMNRKKLAVPGQKLLTGQEWYREQAFRAVNQAIGRVIRHKDDYGAIFLCDQRFKSRDAQSQLPSWVRPYVRSYDKFGNIVRDVCQFFRVAQKMRPVLEKNPAPDPSVFPAGSCQSSVPQCSATTSYAPCQMPSVQKAKMLDVHTSTLKRRRTDEDTEYDSILFKQYGVQTQKSKIKPTNLFEALERVERQSEWRSAFGQAMQSNLSTLSLQNDKRMEEMMRGGKRKINLVQEQPSVSGLAPGNRKPSIARCFLVELKSSLSEVSFEQIHQALQSYKQNDNLDNLLSGTSLLIHDPHTYRLFRGLYPFVRPHHRKAFDDKCRELTGTSCGYETKHSMRKDKKSSGASHSGDQPSEAQLDEEQPKLEEDKETETAEDELQRRNRAVFLADMRSALGPDGSVKLYRAIYAYKMTDNYENLVTTAVALLTEKDEDFRLLIKFTNVIRPHHKKQYKAMLKELMGLSANTDPDSREQTETENRQSTA; the protein is encoded by the exons ATGCCTTCATTAACTTTGGACGGAGTGAGAGTGGAGTTTCCCTTCACCCCGTATGAATGTCAGAAGGACTACATGATGAAAGTTATTGAATGTCTAAAGAAC GGGGTTAATGGAATCCTGGAGAGTCCCACAGGCACTGGGAAAACATTGTGTCTACTATGTGCCACCTTGGGATGGAGGGAGCACTTCAAAGATGGCATCCTGGGACGTATAATAGCAGAAAGGTTGAAGGAGAACAATACCTCAGCTGATAATTTTCCAGAAATTTGGGGGGCATCTTCAGAAGATGGTTCAATGCCAA CCTCCTGCTCTGATGTTCCCAAGATCATCTATGCATCACGGACACACTCGCAGCTAACCCAAGTTGTTAATGAGTTAAAGAACACATCATACAA ACCTAAGGTGTCTGTGTTGGGATCAAGAGAGCAGCTGTGTATCAATCCAGAAGTAATGCGACAGGAAAGTAACCATCTCAAG gtcCATTTGTGTCGAGCGAAAGTCTCCACAAGGTCGTGTGTCTTCTACAACAACGTTGATG AGAAAAGCACTGACAAAGGATTGGTGGAGCAAATTGTGGATGTGGAAGACCTGGTCAAATTTGGCAACAAACACAG ggcTTGTCCATATTATCTCTCACGTTCTTTAAAACAGCAGGCTGatatcattttcatgccgtaTAACTACCTGCTGGATCCCAAG AGCCGCAGAGCTCAGAGCATCGACTTGGCTGGATCTGTTGTCATCTTTGATGAGGCTCATAATGTA GAAAGGACGTGTGAAGAGTCAACATCATTTGACATGACGCCATATGATCTCGCCTCGGCCATTAATGCGCTTACCAGACTGTTAAATGACCATGTTCAAGAAGCAAGTTTTGCGGACACTTTGTCTCAAG GTTTAAAAACAGACATACAAGTTGTTGCTAAACTCAAAG AGGCTGTGTTGAAACTGGAGGCAGCTATTGAATCCTTTGAGGTTTCGGACGACAAAGGCATAACAAGACCTGGAAT TTTCATATATGAGCTGCTAGAGAAAGCCCACTTGACATACGACACCAAAGATGCTATGTCTGAAGCTCTGGAGCAGATCATTGGATATCTAGCAGGAC AGCCAGGGATATTCCTCAATACGAGCGGCTTGCAGAAGCTCTTGGACATCATACAG TTGGTGTTCTGTGGTAAAGAATTAGCACAGAAAGATCGGCAAATGGTCATGGAAACCAATACTGCTCATTTTAAG GTTCACATCCACAAAGACACtcagaagaaacaaaaaaatggtgACCCATGGGCTTCATCAACAAAGAAACCAG GAAACATTCTGAGTTATTGGTGTTTCTCTCCGGGCTTCAGCATGCAGGACTTGAAGAGTCAAGGTGTTCGCTGCATCATTCTGACCAGCGGTACCCTTTCTCCCCTGAGCTCCTTTGCGTCAGAGATGAGGAT accCTTTTCTGTGTCTTTGGAAAACAGCCACGTGATTGAGCGGGATCAGATCTTTGTTAGTGTCATTGACCAAGGTCCTGATAGAGTACCATTGAGTTCAGCATTTGATAGAAG atttaatCCTGAAAACATGTCCTCTTTAGGAAACACTGTGT TAAACCTGACCCGGATTGTACCCAATGGTctccttttgttttttccctccttcTACTTGATGGATAAAACTTTGGAGTTTTGGAGA GACAAAGGACACGCAAATCAGATTGAAAGTGTAAAGCCAATATTTGTGGAACCAAAAGGGAAGGGAGCTTTTTCTGAG GCCATCGAGGGTTATTACACCAAAGTGAATGACTTTCAATCAAGAGGCGCAATATTTGCTGCAGTGTGTCGGGGGAAG GCTAGCGAAGGTCTGGATTTTACAAATACCTTTGGTCGTGGTGTTATAGTCACCGGACTCCCATTTCCGCCGAAGATGGACCCGAGAATCATTTTGAAGATGCAGTTTTTAGACGAGATGAACCGAAAGAAATTAGCGGTACCCGGCCAGAAG CTCCTTACAGGGCAGGAGTGGTACAGAGAGCAGGCTTTCAGAGCTGTCAATCAGGCTATCGGCAGAGTCATTCGCCACAAGGACGACTACGGAGCCATCTTCCTCTGTGATCAGAG atTTAAAAGCAGAGATGCCCAATCTCAGCTTCCGTCATGGGTGAGGCCCTATGTGCGGTCTTATGACAAGTTTGGGAACATTGTTCGTGATGTCTGTCAGTTCTTCAGGGTTGCGCAGAAAATG AGGCCTGTTTTGGAGAAGAATCCTGCGCCCGATCCCTCTGTGTTTCCTGCAGGCAGTTGTCAGTCATCAGTTCCTCAATGCTCTGCTACGACTTCTTACGCACCCTGCCAAATGCCGTCCGTTCAAAAGGCCAAAATGCTAGACGTACACACTTCCACTCTAAAAAGGAGGAGAACTG ATGAAGATACCGAATATGATAGTATTCTTTTTAAACAGTATGGGGTTCAGACTCAAAAGAGTAAAATCAAACCAACCAACCTGTTTGAGGCCCTTGAGCGAGTAGAGCGCCAAAGCGAATGGAGAAGTGCTTTTGGACAAGCGATG CAAAGCAATTTGTCCACACTTTCACTTCAAAACGACAAGAGAATGGAAGAGATGATGCGTGGAGGCAAACGCAAAATCAATTTGGTCCAAGAACAG CCAAGTGTTTCTGGCTTGGCTCCTGGAAATAGAAAACCCAGCATTGCGAGGTGCTTCCTGGTGGAGTTGAAATCATCGTTGAGCGAGGTCAGCTTTGAGCAAATTCACCAGGCTCTGCAATCCTACAAGCAGAATGACAATCTGGACAATCTGCTGTCCGGCACATCGCTGCTAATCCACGACCCTCATACCTATAGACTTTTCCGGG GTTTATACCCCTTTGTGCGACCACATCACAGGAAGGCATTTGACGATAAATGCCGGGAGCTGACTGGTACTAGTTGTGGCTACGAAACGAAACACTCGATGCGCAAAGACAAAAAGAGCTCAGGGGCGTCACATAGTG GTGACCAACCCAGTGAAGCGCAGCTGGATGAAGAACAACCCAAACTGGAAGAAGATAAAGAAACTGAGACCG CAGAAGATGAACTACAAAGGAGGAACCGGGCTGTATTTCTGGCTGATATGAGAAGTGCACTCGGTCCAGATGGATCAGTTAAACTCTATCGAGCTATTTACGCCTACAAGATGACGGACAACTATGAGAATTTGGTGACTACAGCCGTAGCCTTATTAACAGAGAAAGATGAAGACTTCCGCCTTCTAATCA AATTTACCAACGTCATTCGCCCTCACCATAAGAAGCAGTACAAAGCGATGTTGAAGGAGTTGATGGGTCTGTCTGCTAACACTGATCCTGATTCAAGAGAGCAGACAGAAACTG
- the rtel1 gene encoding regulator of telomere elongation helicase 1 isoform X4, whose amino-acid sequence MPSLTLDGVRVEFPFTPYECQKDYMMKVIECLKNGVNGILESPTGTGKTLCLLCATLGWREHFKDGILGRIIAERLKENNTSADNFPEIWGASSEDGSMPTSCSDVPKIIYASRTHSQLTQVVNELKNTSYKPKVSVLGSREQLCINPEVMRQESNHLKVHLCRAKVSTRSCVFYNNVDEKSTDKGLVEQIVDVEDLVKFGNKHRACPYYLSRSLKQQADIIFMPYNYLLDPKSRRAQSIDLAGSVVIFDEAHNVERTCEESTSFDMTPYDLASAINALTRLLNDHVQEASFADTLSQGLKTDIQVVAKLKEAVLKLEAAIESFEVSDDKGITRPGIFIYELLEKAHLTYDTKDAMSEALEQIIGYLAGQPGIFLNTSGLQKLLDIIQLVFCGKELAQKDRQMVMETNTAHFKVHIHKDTQKKQKNGDPWASSTKKPGNILSYWCFSPGFSMQDLKSQGVRCIILTSGTLSPLSSFASEMRIPFSVSLENSHVIERDQIFVSVIDQGPDRVPLSSAFDRRFNPENMSSLGNTVLNLTRIVPNGLLLFFPSFYLMDKTLEFWRDKGHANQIESVKPIFVEPKGKGAFSEAIEGYYTKVNDFQSRGAIFAAVCRGKASEGLDFTNTFGRGVIVTGLPFPPKMDPRIILKMQFLDEMNRKKLAVPGQKLLTGQEWYREQAFRAVNQAIGRVIRHKDDYGAIFLCDQRFKSRDAQSQLPSWVRPYVRSYDKFGNIVRDVCQFFRVAQKMRPVLEKNPAPDPSVFPAGSCQSSVPQCSATTSYAPCQMPSVQKAKMLDVHTSTLKRRRTDEDTEYDSILFKQYGVQTQKSKIKPTNLFEALERVERQSEWRSAFGQAMQSNLSTLSLQNDKRMEEMMRGGKRKINLVQEQPSVSGLAPGNRKPSIARCFLVELKSSLSEVSFEQIHQALQSYKQNDNLDNLLSGTSLLIHDPHTYRLFRGLYPFVRPHHRKAFDDKCRELTGTSCGYETKHSMRKDKKSSGASHSGDQPSEAQLDEEQPKLEEDKETETEDELQRRNRAVFLADMRSALGPDGSVKLYRAIYAYKMTDNYENLVTTAVALLTEKDEDFRLLIKFTNVIRPHHKKQYKAMLKELMGLSANTDPDSREQTETENRQSTA is encoded by the exons ATGCCTTCATTAACTTTGGACGGAGTGAGAGTGGAGTTTCCCTTCACCCCGTATGAATGTCAGAAGGACTACATGATGAAAGTTATTGAATGTCTAAAGAAC GGGGTTAATGGAATCCTGGAGAGTCCCACAGGCACTGGGAAAACATTGTGTCTACTATGTGCCACCTTGGGATGGAGGGAGCACTTCAAAGATGGCATCCTGGGACGTATAATAGCAGAAAGGTTGAAGGAGAACAATACCTCAGCTGATAATTTTCCAGAAATTTGGGGGGCATCTTCAGAAGATGGTTCAATGCCAA CCTCCTGCTCTGATGTTCCCAAGATCATCTATGCATCACGGACACACTCGCAGCTAACCCAAGTTGTTAATGAGTTAAAGAACACATCATACAA ACCTAAGGTGTCTGTGTTGGGATCAAGAGAGCAGCTGTGTATCAATCCAGAAGTAATGCGACAGGAAAGTAACCATCTCAAG gtcCATTTGTGTCGAGCGAAAGTCTCCACAAGGTCGTGTGTCTTCTACAACAACGTTGATG AGAAAAGCACTGACAAAGGATTGGTGGAGCAAATTGTGGATGTGGAAGACCTGGTCAAATTTGGCAACAAACACAG ggcTTGTCCATATTATCTCTCACGTTCTTTAAAACAGCAGGCTGatatcattttcatgccgtaTAACTACCTGCTGGATCCCAAG AGCCGCAGAGCTCAGAGCATCGACTTGGCTGGATCTGTTGTCATCTTTGATGAGGCTCATAATGTA GAAAGGACGTGTGAAGAGTCAACATCATTTGACATGACGCCATATGATCTCGCCTCGGCCATTAATGCGCTTACCAGACTGTTAAATGACCATGTTCAAGAAGCAAGTTTTGCGGACACTTTGTCTCAAG GTTTAAAAACAGACATACAAGTTGTTGCTAAACTCAAAG AGGCTGTGTTGAAACTGGAGGCAGCTATTGAATCCTTTGAGGTTTCGGACGACAAAGGCATAACAAGACCTGGAAT TTTCATATATGAGCTGCTAGAGAAAGCCCACTTGACATACGACACCAAAGATGCTATGTCTGAAGCTCTGGAGCAGATCATTGGATATCTAGCAGGAC AGCCAGGGATATTCCTCAATACGAGCGGCTTGCAGAAGCTCTTGGACATCATACAG TTGGTGTTCTGTGGTAAAGAATTAGCACAGAAAGATCGGCAAATGGTCATGGAAACCAATACTGCTCATTTTAAG GTTCACATCCACAAAGACACtcagaagaaacaaaaaaatggtgACCCATGGGCTTCATCAACAAAGAAACCAG GAAACATTCTGAGTTATTGGTGTTTCTCTCCGGGCTTCAGCATGCAGGACTTGAAGAGTCAAGGTGTTCGCTGCATCATTCTGACCAGCGGTACCCTTTCTCCCCTGAGCTCCTTTGCGTCAGAGATGAGGAT accCTTTTCTGTGTCTTTGGAAAACAGCCACGTGATTGAGCGGGATCAGATCTTTGTTAGTGTCATTGACCAAGGTCCTGATAGAGTACCATTGAGTTCAGCATTTGATAGAAG atttaatCCTGAAAACATGTCCTCTTTAGGAAACACTGTGT TAAACCTGACCCGGATTGTACCCAATGGTctccttttgttttttccctccttcTACTTGATGGATAAAACTTTGGAGTTTTGGAGA GACAAAGGACACGCAAATCAGATTGAAAGTGTAAAGCCAATATTTGTGGAACCAAAAGGGAAGGGAGCTTTTTCTGAG GCCATCGAGGGTTATTACACCAAAGTGAATGACTTTCAATCAAGAGGCGCAATATTTGCTGCAGTGTGTCGGGGGAAG GCTAGCGAAGGTCTGGATTTTACAAATACCTTTGGTCGTGGTGTTATAGTCACCGGACTCCCATTTCCGCCGAAGATGGACCCGAGAATCATTTTGAAGATGCAGTTTTTAGACGAGATGAACCGAAAGAAATTAGCGGTACCCGGCCAGAAG CTCCTTACAGGGCAGGAGTGGTACAGAGAGCAGGCTTTCAGAGCTGTCAATCAGGCTATCGGCAGAGTCATTCGCCACAAGGACGACTACGGAGCCATCTTCCTCTGTGATCAGAG atTTAAAAGCAGAGATGCCCAATCTCAGCTTCCGTCATGGGTGAGGCCCTATGTGCGGTCTTATGACAAGTTTGGGAACATTGTTCGTGATGTCTGTCAGTTCTTCAGGGTTGCGCAGAAAATG AGGCCTGTTTTGGAGAAGAATCCTGCGCCCGATCCCTCTGTGTTTCCTGCAGGCAGTTGTCAGTCATCAGTTCCTCAATGCTCTGCTACGACTTCTTACGCACCCTGCCAAATGCCGTCCGTTCAAAAGGCCAAAATGCTAGACGTACACACTTCCACTCTAAAAAGGAGGAGAACTG ATGAAGATACCGAATATGATAGTATTCTTTTTAAACAGTATGGGGTTCAGACTCAAAAGAGTAAAATCAAACCAACCAACCTGTTTGAGGCCCTTGAGCGAGTAGAGCGCCAAAGCGAATGGAGAAGTGCTTTTGGACAAGCGATG CAAAGCAATTTGTCCACACTTTCACTTCAAAACGACAAGAGAATGGAAGAGATGATGCGTGGAGGCAAACGCAAAATCAATTTGGTCCAAGAACAG CCAAGTGTTTCTGGCTTGGCTCCTGGAAATAGAAAACCCAGCATTGCGAGGTGCTTCCTGGTGGAGTTGAAATCATCGTTGAGCGAGGTCAGCTTTGAGCAAATTCACCAGGCTCTGCAATCCTACAAGCAGAATGACAATCTGGACAATCTGCTGTCCGGCACATCGCTGCTAATCCACGACCCTCATACCTATAGACTTTTCCGGG GTTTATACCCCTTTGTGCGACCACATCACAGGAAGGCATTTGACGATAAATGCCGGGAGCTGACTGGTACTAGTTGTGGCTACGAAACGAAACACTCGATGCGCAAAGACAAAAAGAGCTCAGGGGCGTCACATAGTG GTGACCAACCCAGTGAAGCGCAGCTGGATGAAGAACAACCCAAACTGGAAGAAGATAAAGAAACTGAGACCG AAGATGAACTACAAAGGAGGAACCGGGCTGTATTTCTGGCTGATATGAGAAGTGCACTCGGTCCAGATGGATCAGTTAAACTCTATCGAGCTATTTACGCCTACAAGATGACGGACAACTATGAGAATTTGGTGACTACAGCCGTAGCCTTATTAACAGAGAAAGATGAAGACTTCCGCCTTCTAATCA AATTTACCAACGTCATTCGCCCTCACCATAAGAAGCAGTACAAAGCGATGTTGAAGGAGTTGATGGGTCTGTCTGCTAACACTGATCCTGATTCAAGAGAGCAGACAGAAACTG